Sequence from the Corallococcus sp. EGB genome:
TCTGGGACGTCGGCACGCGCCTGAACAACGCCTTCTCCCTGGCGCTCAACGGCAGCAACCACGCGCTCTGGCTGACGCAAGAGGGCAACATCGGCATCGGCACGACGGCGCCCGCCACACGGCTGGACATCCAGGGAGGCGGCCTCCGCGTCAACGGCGGCGCGATCATCCCGTCCGTTGGCAACGCGTCCTCCGCCGGCATCATGTTCCCGACCGACCCGGGGGGCGGGAGCGGTGACGCGGCCTTCATCCGCTACTACGTCGTCAGCGGAGAGACGTGCAAGCTGCTCATCGGCATCGACAACGACGGTGATGACAGCCTCGGGCTCTGGCAGGCCGGCGCGGAGCGGATGACGGTGATGAACGGCAACGTCGGGATGGGCGTCACGAACCCGCTGACGGCGTTGCACATCAACCAGCGGGCCTGGTCGCAAGGCATCCGGATCCAGGACTACACCGGCGGCGGGAGGTACTTCGGCATCCACTACGACAACCCGGGGGTCATCTGCCTCTACCATCAGAATGGCTCCGGCCAGTACATGAGGGAAGACGGGCTGTGGAACCGGAACTCGGATGTCTCGCTGAAGGAGAACATCGTGGAGATGGAGGGGGTGCTGGAGCGGTTCGTCGCGCTCCGCCCGGTGACCTTCGACTGGAAGGTCGACGGCTTGCCGACCCTGGGGCTCGTGGCACAGGAGGTGGAGCCCCTCTTCCCGGACATCGTCAGCGAGAGCGGGAAGCGCGGGGAGGATGGACGGCCGCTCAAGGGCCTCGCCTATGAGGCGCTGGGCGTGCTGGCGGTCGCGGCCATCAAGGAACTCAAGCAGCACTACGACGCACGCATCGAATCCCTGGAGCGCCAGCTCCAGCGTCAGGAGTCGAACCGATGAAGGACCAGATTGAGAAGCGCCTCGCGGCCCTCCGCGCCGAGCATGAGGAAGGCCAGAAGATGCTCGCGGACCTCGACGCGAAGCGGATGCAGCTCGTGCAGACCATGCTCCGCATCGAGGGCGCCATGCAGGTGCTCAAGGAGCTGCTGCCGCCGGAAGAGGGCGCGTCGGCCACGGTCACGGACATCAAGGACGCCGCTCGCTGAGCCCCAGCGCCACGTCGGGACATCTCCATGAGTGATTCACGCGTCGGCGCCACGTTGAGCTATGCGGGGACGGCGAAGCCCCCCACCACCGCGGTGGTCCCCGTGGACGCCGCCGGCCTCGTGCTCGCGCTGGACGTGCCGGCGGGGGTGGCGCTGTCGCGCGCGGCGCTGACCGTGCAGGCGCCCGGCGACGACCTGACGGTGGACCTCACCCCGGTCGCCGCGCTGACCACGAACCTGGGAAAGAGCACGCTCGGCGCCGACAAGGTCCAGTGGCTCAGCCTGGACTGGAACGCGCGCCGGCCGCTCATGTCCCTGGAGCTCCAACCCAAGAGCACGGCCCAGAAGGGGCGCCTCAGCGTCGCCGAGGGAGGCCCCTGGTATCCCCCGACGCCCTCGGACACCGTGTCCATCGGCAGCGTGGTGCCCCTGCCGGGCCTCTTCGCGAGCCGGCTCCTGGTGGAGTTCGTGGACGCGGCCAGCACCCCGCCTGTCGGGACGCCGAAGACGCTCGTGGACACTCCGGTCACCAGCGTCGTGGTGCGCGCCGCCGCGCGTCCTCCGGACCTGTCGGCGATGGTGGGCACGGGCTCGCTCTTCTTCCATCAGGCGCTGCCCCTGCTGCCCCGGCAGGAGCTGGTGTTGGGGGAGCCGCTGACCAGCGCGCTCCAGCGCGCCTGGCCTCCGGAGCTGAAGGGGGGCGCGCTCCAGGTCACGCTCCGCTCCTCGGGGCTGGGGATGCTGGAGCGCGTGCAGCTCACCCTGGACACGCTCGCCGTCGTCCAGACCTGGAGCGGCGGGGAAGGGGCGCTGTCGCTGCCGGTCGAGACCGACGGCCTGGCGGTGGCGCGCGTGACCGTGCCGCCCGACCGGCCCCTGTCCGAGGTGCGCTTCGCCGTGCGGTATCAGCCGGACGCCGAGCAGCTGCCGCTCGCGCCCCAGCCCCCGGAGCCCCCCTCGCTGGCCCACCGCTGCGGCTCCGGATACTCCGCCGCGCAGGCCTTCCGCATGCCCGGGCCCGACGCGTCGCTCGTGGGGCTGGACCTCCATGTCCGGCCGCTCACGCGCTCCGTGAAGGCCACGCTGGCGCTCTACGCGGATGCCCACGAACGGCCCGGGGATGATCCCTGGATGACCGCTCCGCTGGAGCTGGTGCTGGAGGAGAAGGGCCCTCCGCCGTGGAAGGCGCGCTGGGTCTCCTTCGAGCCTCCGAAGCCCGTGGCGCTGAGGTCCTCGACCTGGTGGGCCGTGCTCACGGTGACCGAGGGCGACCTGCTCTGGAGCCTGTCGCCGCCGCTGACGGGCCTGCCGCAGGCTCCGTCCCTGGTCCCCGGCCCCGCGCTGTATCGCACCGAGGCCGCGGGGCCCTGGCTGCCGAGGGACACCTCCCTGCTCGCGGGAGAGCCCACCGCAGCGTCATGGGCCTGTGCGCGCCCGCGGCTTCTCGCCGCCGCCTCCGCCCCGCCCCCCGCGCCTGTCGTGCAGCTGCGCTGGGGCGCGCGCGTGCTGGATGTGACTCCTGGCGAGGACGGGAGCGTGACGTTGGATGCCAGGGCCCTGGCCCCGCTGACGCCGCCGGGGGGCACGGGGAGCGCGCCTCCGTTGGAGCTCCTCGTCCGGTCGCGCGTGGCGGGCGTCGCGACCCTCTCCGGGCTTCGCGTGACGAGCCCGCGCAGCGATACCTACGCGCTCTTCCCGAGGAAGTGAGGTCCGCCGCCATGCTGGTCGCCATCGAGTCCTACTTCCACGATGCGCTGCGCTCCGCCGTCCCCGGCTCGGTGGAGATCTCGACGGGGCCGTCCCGCGGGCCCGGCGCGGAGACGGCATTGCTCGTCGAGGTCTGCGCCTCCCACCTGAAGCTGGACCCGCCGCCCGGAGACGACCTCGCCGCGCAGCGCGAGGCGGCCTACTTCGCGCAGGTCCACCGGTGGTCCGCGAACGGGAAGCAGGTGGACTTCGACCTGCCGGAGCAGGCCCGGGGGAGGGTGGTGGACGTGGAATCTCCGCCCGGCCGGCCGCTGCGTCGGGGGGACGACTACGTCGTCGAAGGGCGCAAGGTGCGCTTCTATCAGCCGCCCGCGCTCGCGGACGTGGCCGTGGTCGCCTTCCTGCGGGGAGAGCGTTCCGCGGGCTTCCTGGAGCGGCGGCGCTGCGAGCTGTCCCTCGTCATCCGTGCGTGGGCCCGGGCGGCCGGCGCGGCGGATCCGCTGCTGTCCGCCGCGCTCACCGCGGCGCTGGTGGCCTCCGCGGACCTGGGCAACCTGGATGACACGGAGGTGCCCCCTGCTGACTCGGGGGTTCGCCTCCGGTTGATGCGGCCCGTGATGAGCCTGTCGGGAATCCAGCGGAGCGCGGAGACCGTCGACGACACACCTTTCTACCGCGCGCAGGCGGAGTTCCTCATCCGGGGCGACTTCGAGCAGCTCGTCGCGCTGGGCGAGCCCGAGGCCGAGGGCATCATCCGCGAGGTGCGGAGGGCGTAGCACGGCCATGGATTGACTCCTTGGGCCACGAGCACATGGGGAGGATCCAGGCCCCGCTCGCCGTCGCCACGCCGCGAACCGGGGCGGCATCCGCAGGGCGCCGGGGCCCGCGACCCTCCACGGGGCGCGGGCCTTTTCGTGTCCGCTCAGAAGACGGAAAGGCACTGCCGGGCATGGCGGACTTCCGGAGTCTTTGTTTGTGAGAGATTGACTGTGTATGGCCAGAGCCCGGCAGCCCCAGGCTGGAGGGCAGGGGCTTCGTCGCCAATTCCATGGAAAACGGACGGCCCGCGGCCCCGCATTGAACGGAACGTGCCATGTGCATGTTATGGCTATCGAGTCGTGCAAAGCTGATTTTGTTTGGATGACTGGAAATGCTGGATCGCCGTACCCGGGCCGTACGGCATTGTTGGAGGCCTGATTGGAGAAGGCGTTTCCCTCCTGTGGTGCGCAAGGTGCAAAGAGAGGGATTCGTGCCTCCCATGATGGGAGGATTTGGTGCTGTGGGGGAGAAAAGAATGCATCAGGCATGGAAGGCTGCCATTGCGGCGGCCACGGTCATGGTCGGCGGTGCGGCGCAGGCTCACGACTTCGTTGTCTTGAAGCTCGTCAATGGCTATCAGACATTCAACATCACCTCGTACCCGACGACGATCAACTTCACGACGGTCGCGCTCAACTCGCACCCGACCCTTCCTTCGACGCTGCTGACCGCGACGGACCCGCTGTTGGAGCCCACGGGCTGGACGTTCACGCCCCCGCTTCCGCAGTCGGTGCCGGTGGGTGGGAATCTCATCTCCTACTACTCGTACACCATCAACAG
This genomic interval carries:
- a CDS encoding tail fiber domain-containing protein → MSDPFYPAKSGDPILADTWNNMQIKVRDEIRSHTHRGADDGKQLDGDSIVPTASLKVNRVDAAVALTVKNIDVHTRLTELGAQKLSLTGGSMTGALSVSANVAVGAPAPGTKRLLVVQPGSPDNNAGLEVRGNGDHSWGVALVLRTVAGVDGASMLLRSRSKSWQVRGETGAAATGFQISEDGGDSEYGSGAGTPRLHIKSGGAVGIGTTDPQGMLDVRVPGANGWDRLTVTTTSDWGDGTLQYVTIGAGGASGIMMSNPHVVWLKGAQSAAIRYGRSGGVQGGAFWDVGTRLNNAFSLALNGSNHALWLTQEGNIGIGTTAPATRLDIQGGGLRVNGGAIIPSVGNASSAGIMFPTDPGGGSGDAAFIRYYVVSGETCKLLIGIDNDGDDSLGLWQAGAERMTVMNGNVGMGVTNPLTALHINQRAWSQGIRIQDYTGGGRYFGIHYDNPGVICLYHQNGSGQYMREDGLWNRNSDVSLKENIVEMEGVLERFVALRPVTFDWKVDGLPTLGLVAQEVEPLFPDIVSESGKRGEDGRPLKGLAYEALGVLAVAAIKELKQHYDARIESLERQLQRQESNR